A single window of uncultured Pseudodesulfovibrio sp. DNA harbors:
- the gcvPA gene encoding aminomethyl-transferring glycine dehydrogenase subunit GcvPA, translated as MPYVPHTEDEVREMLATIGVNSVDDLFAEITEDMRPKSFDLPEGLSEMEVLSKLETMAAKNATDRVSFLGAGFYDHYIPAAVDALTMRGEFYTAYTPYQPEASQGTLQAIFEYQTAVTRLLGMEYANASVYDGGTALYEALMMAVRKTKRRKIVVSEALNPIYRVMLDSYTTNLDVKLVTVPHKNGMTDIEGLKSAIDDDTAALLVQNPNFFGSINDFTKLCAAAKSKKAVSIISTYPVLQTLLKTPGEMGADIAVAEGQSLGLPLSFGGPYLGIMTCTKKMVRQLPGRMVGRTKDSEGRTGYVLTLQAREQHIRRQKATSNICSNQSLCALRALVHMCALGELGMKRAARVSIERAHICAERLTAIDGVSMLTQGPFGNEFAISLPTNAFDAIAKLTARGFVPGFPLGRYYDGLENGLLVACTEKTSEEQIGIFAEMLKGALK; from the coding sequence ATGCCGTATGTTCCTCATACTGAAGATGAAGTCCGGGAGATGCTCGCCACTATCGGCGTGAATTCCGTTGACGATCTCTTTGCCGAGATAACGGAAGACATGCGCCCCAAGAGCTTTGATCTGCCCGAAGGGTTGAGCGAAATGGAGGTCCTCTCCAAGCTTGAAACCATGGCCGCTAAAAATGCCACCGACAGAGTGAGCTTTTTGGGTGCCGGTTTCTACGACCATTACATCCCGGCGGCAGTGGACGCGCTGACCATGCGTGGTGAATTCTATACCGCGTACACGCCGTACCAGCCCGAAGCATCACAGGGTACGCTTCAGGCAATCTTCGAATACCAGACTGCCGTCACCCGACTGCTCGGTATGGAGTACGCCAACGCATCCGTCTATGACGGCGGCACCGCGCTCTACGAAGCCCTGATGATGGCTGTGCGTAAAACCAAACGGCGCAAAATCGTGGTATCCGAAGCATTGAACCCCATCTACAGGGTCATGCTCGACTCATACACGACCAACCTTGATGTCAAACTGGTCACCGTGCCACACAAAAATGGTATGACCGACATCGAAGGACTGAAGAGCGCCATTGACGACGACACCGCGGCCCTGCTGGTACAGAATCCGAACTTCTTCGGCTCCATCAACGACTTTACGAAACTGTGCGCAGCGGCCAAAAGCAAGAAAGCTGTGTCTATCATTTCCACCTACCCGGTACTCCAGACCCTGCTGAAAACACCCGGCGAAATGGGGGCGGATATTGCTGTTGCCGAAGGCCAATCCCTTGGCTTACCGCTCTCTTTCGGTGGCCCGTACCTCGGCATCATGACCTGCACCAAGAAAATGGTCCGCCAACTGCCTGGCCGCATGGTCGGCCGTACCAAGGACTCCGAAGGTCGCACCGGTTACGTGCTGACCCTTCAGGCTCGCGAGCAACACATTCGCCGCCAAAAAGCCACATCCAACATCTGCTCCAACCAATCCTTGTGCGCCCTGCGCGCATTAGTGCACATGTGCGCTCTGGGAGAATTGGGCATGAAACGGGCGGCACGGGTTTCTATCGAACGCGCTCACATCTGCGCAGAACGTCTCACTGCCATCGACGGTGTCAGCATGCTCACGCAGGGACCTTTCGGTAATGAATTTGCCATTTCCCTGCCCACAAACGCTTTTGATGCCATCGCCAAACTAACAGCCCGCGGCTTTGTCCCCGGCTTCCCGTTGGGTCGCTACTACGATGGTCTGGAAAACGGACTGCTGGTAGCATGTACCGAAAAAACCAGTGAAGAACAGATTGGCATCTTTGCCGAAATGCTCAAGGGAGCACTCAAATGA
- the gcvH gene encoding glycine cleavage system protein GcvH: MIPTDLLYAKSHEWVMVEGDIATVGISHFAQEQLGDLTFVELPEVGDTFEAGSEMGSVESVKAASEIYAPVTGEVVEVNEALEDAPEKVNEEPYGEGWLLKFKIKGDPEGLLDAEAYTSVVESEAH; this comes from the coding sequence ATGATTCCCACTGATCTCTTGTACGCCAAATCCCATGAATGGGTCATGGTTGAAGGCGACATTGCCACTGTCGGTATTTCTCACTTTGCCCAGGAACAGTTGGGCGACCTGACTTTTGTCGAACTGCCTGAAGTCGGCGACACCTTTGAAGCCGGTTCCGAAATGGGTTCTGTCGAATCCGTCAAGGCCGCCAGCGAAATCTACGCCCCGGTGACCGGTGAAGTCGTTGAAGTCAACGAAGCACTGGAAGACGCCCCCGAGAAAGTCAATGAAGAGCCGTACGGCGAAGGCTGGCTGCTCAAGTTTAAAATAAAAGGCGACCCTGAGGGGTTGCTGGACGCCGAGGCTTATACCTCGGTTGTCGAATCCGAAGCCCACTAA
- a CDS encoding flavodoxin family protein yields the protein MKVLTLLGSARKEGNTATVLTLVEKELHSLKHTVERITLHDKNIKGCLGCLKCMAYSDKTACVQHDDANEVMKKMVEADVILFTTPIYFWGFSAQIKALIDRSNAFVTRCFKPGHTSLLQGKRIGLLATGADSFENNAEGLFTAFDRFADFLLADNTGALYVGDCLIPADLPNKTPEKAQILAHSLVK from the coding sequence ATGAAGGTACTCACCCTCCTTGGAAGTGCACGAAAAGAAGGAAATACAGCGACAGTCCTCACGCTGGTGGAAAAAGAATTGCACTCGCTAAAGCACACCGTCGAACGAATCACACTCCATGACAAAAACATCAAAGGGTGTCTCGGGTGTCTCAAGTGTATGGCTTACTCCGATAAAACAGCATGCGTGCAGCATGATGATGCCAACGAAGTAATGAAAAAAATGGTTGAGGCAGATGTCATCCTTTTCACCACCCCAATCTACTTTTGGGGATTCTCGGCACAAATCAAGGCTCTCATTGATCGAAGCAACGCCTTTGTAACGCGGTGCTTCAAACCGGGTCACACATCACTTTTACAAGGGAAACGTATCGGATTACTGGCAACAGGTGCAGATTCTTTTGAAAATAATGCCGAAGGCCTTTTCACAGCCTTTGACCGATTTGCCGATTTTCTTTTAGCTGACAACACAGGCGCATTATATGTAGGAGACTGCCTTATCCCTGCTGATTTACCGAATAAAACGCCTGAAAAAGCACAAATTCTAGCACACTCACTTGTTAAGTAA
- a CDS encoding methyltransferase domain-containing protein, whose amino-acid sequence MSTNKSITSLNEQFTLPDPGSRVDVEVEGILWHLDRAADLEALWDQMDEADLGDDERLPYWAEVWPASVLLGRHIQRNADRLRGKACLDLGCGLGLTGMIASSIGAKVVAFDYEWPAVRFARHNAELNNVPQPLWMVMDWRQLAVQPASFDFIWGGDVLYEKRFFEPLIQLFRHALKPGGKIWIGEPVRTVSRPVWDELRERGFAPEKLTVEKVALCGQNPTVNLWEITII is encoded by the coding sequence ATGAGTACAAACAAGAGCATCACTTCGTTGAATGAACAATTCACTCTCCCTGATCCAGGTTCCCGTGTTGACGTGGAAGTGGAGGGGATTCTTTGGCATCTAGATCGTGCCGCTGATCTGGAAGCCCTGTGGGACCAGATGGATGAGGCCGATCTCGGCGATGACGAACGATTGCCGTATTGGGCCGAAGTGTGGCCCGCCAGTGTTCTGCTTGGGCGACACATCCAGCGCAACGCGGATCGTTTGCGTGGCAAGGCATGTCTTGATCTTGGTTGCGGTCTCGGCTTGACCGGTATGATCGCCAGTTCCATCGGCGCCAAGGTGGTTGCATTTGACTACGAATGGCCTGCGGTCCGTTTTGCTCGCCATAACGCTGAGTTGAATAACGTTCCACAACCTCTTTGGATGGTCATGGACTGGCGGCAGCTTGCCGTACAACCAGCGTCATTCGACTTCATCTGGGGTGGCGACGTTCTTTATGAAAAACGATTTTTTGAGCCATTGATTCAACTTTTCCGCCACGCGCTCAAACCCGGCGGAAAAATATGGATCGGCGAGCCGGTGCGCACGGTCTCGCGTCCCGTTTGGGATGAATTGCGAGAACGGGGTTTTGCTCCGGAAAAACTGACAGTGGAAAAAGTGGCCCTGTGCGGCCAAAACCCGACAGTGAATCTGTGGGAAATTACGATCATTTGA
- the nikR gene encoding nickel-responsive transcriptional regulator NikR codes for MGKTIRFGVSLDSDLLDKFDSHCEERSYQTRSEAIRDLIRNTLVQREWEQAEGDLAGTLTLVYDHHKSGLSQRLTEIQHDHHDVIQSCLHVHLDHHNCLEVIILKGDADIIKPLGQKLISTKGVKHGNLALTTTGKDLI; via the coding sequence ATGGGCAAGACAATACGATTTGGCGTTTCGCTTGATTCGGATTTGCTGGACAAGTTTGATAGCCATTGCGAGGAGCGGAGTTATCAGACGCGGTCCGAGGCTATTCGTGACCTTATCCGTAACACGTTGGTGCAGCGGGAATGGGAACAGGCAGAGGGAGATCTCGCCGGGACATTGACTCTGGTCTACGATCATCATAAATCCGGGCTGTCCCAGCGACTGACCGAGATTCAGCACGATCATCACGACGTCATTCAGTCCTGTCTGCATGTTCACCTGGATCATCACAACTGCCTTGAGGTTATCATTCTCAAGGGTGATGCTGATATCATCAAGCCTTTGGGACAAAAGTTGATTTCTACCAAGGGCGTCAAGCACGGCAATCTCGCGCTGACAACCACCGGTAAGGATTTGATCTAA
- the folE2 gene encoding GTP cyclohydrolase FolE2, whose translation MEDVQKQQAKIAMPIDRVGVKGLRQPIIVRDRESGIQHTVADVSLSVDLPAEFKGTHMSRFVEALEHWSGDLDYTSFRTLLDDIVVRLQARSAHVRFVFPYFLRRKSPKSGASCLMDYTCRVDGYLKDGKLRFTLGADVPVMTVCPCSLAISDQGAHSQRAEIRIRTRFHGFLWLEDLIEIGESAGSSPVYSLLKREDEKYVTESSFANPTFVEDVVRAVGKGLADHPQVDWYTAEVESFESIHNHSAFAALKSQDVE comes from the coding sequence ATGGAAGACGTTCAGAAGCAGCAGGCCAAAATCGCCATGCCCATTGATCGGGTGGGCGTCAAAGGTTTGCGTCAGCCCATTATTGTCCGGGACCGGGAATCCGGCATACAGCACACTGTAGCCGACGTTTCATTGTCCGTGGACCTGCCTGCCGAATTCAAAGGTACTCATATGAGTCGTTTTGTCGAGGCGTTGGAACATTGGTCCGGCGATCTCGATTATACCTCCTTTCGGACTTTGCTCGATGATATCGTGGTGCGGCTTCAGGCTCGAAGCGCGCATGTTCGATTTGTGTTCCCCTATTTTTTGCGTCGTAAATCACCCAAGAGTGGGGCATCCTGCTTGATGGATTATACCTGTCGTGTGGATGGCTACCTCAAGGACGGTAAGTTGCGGTTTACATTGGGCGCGGATGTACCTGTGATGACCGTCTGTCCATGTTCGCTGGCGATTTCTGACCAAGGAGCACACTCCCAACGCGCCGAGATTCGTATCCGCACTCGCTTTCACGGATTTTTGTGGTTGGAAGATCTCATTGAGATTGGCGAATCAGCCGGGTCCAGCCCTGTTTATTCCCTGCTCAAACGCGAGGATGAAAAGTACGTCACCGAATCATCTTTTGCCAATCCGACTTTTGTTGAGGACGTGGTCCGCGCGGTGGGCAAAGGGCTTGCCGATCACCCGCAGGTTGATTGGTATACGGCTGAAGTGGAGAGTTTTGAATCCATTCACAATCATTCGGCCTTTGCTGCCTTGAAAAGTCAGGATGTTGAATAA
- a CDS encoding flagellar basal body rod C-terminal domain-containing protein → MSDANISALSALGTVQEVSANNIANVSTEGFKSSSVALETGPEGQGVHVAAIQESTNAGAMVEGVEMSNTDIGTEMVDMIKTSHAFSANTAVVRASEEMTGHLLNMIA, encoded by the coding sequence ATGTCCGACGCCAATATTTCGGCCTTGTCCGCTCTGGGAACCGTTCAGGAAGTCTCGGCTAATAATATCGCCAATGTGAGTACCGAAGGCTTCAAGTCCAGTTCGGTTGCGCTCGAAACCGGCCCGGAAGGTCAGGGTGTACATGTTGCGGCGATTCAGGAATCCACTAACGCTGGGGCCATGGTTGAGGGAGTCGAAATGTCCAATACGGATATCGGCACCGAGATGGTGGACATGATCAAGACATCCCATGCCTTTTCTGCCAATACCGCCGTTGTTCGTGCCTCTGAAGAAATGACCGGTCATCTTCTCAATATGATTGCCTGA